A genomic window from Ignavibacteria bacterium includes:
- a CDS encoding ester cyclase: protein MNIKKCFAVILCFAAAVSINAQDKLTLKIYDAYSVINMQQYDKFGEYITEDFIEHSPFPGQQPGLNGLKDAFRMFFKAFPDLRIEVKDVIVSGDMKKAAVMIRLTGTNKGEWMGMPPSGKTIDITGLDWLLFKDEKASEHWGYWDSEAMMTQLGMK, encoded by the coding sequence ATGAATATTAAAAAATGTTTTGCAGTTATACTTTGTTTTGCAGCAGCTGTTTCAATAAATGCCCAGGATAAACTTACGTTAAAGATCTATGACGCATACAGCGTAATAAACATGCAGCAATACGATAAGTTCGGTGAGTATATTACTGAAGATTTCATTGAGCACTCTCCATTCCCGGGACAACAGCCCGGTTTAAACGGACTCAAAGATGCATTCAGAATGTTCTTTAAAGCCTTTCCTGATCTCAGGATCGAAGTTAAAGATGTTATCGTAAGCGGGGATATGAAAAAAGCTGCCGTAATGATTAGACTGACAGGTACAAACAAAGGTGAGTGGATGGGAATGCCGCCAAGCGGTAAAACAATAGATATAACAGGACTCGATTGGCTGCTTTTTAAAGATGAAAAAGCCAGCGAACACTGGGGTTACTGGGATTCAGAGGCAATGATGACACAGCTTGGCATGAAATAA
- a CDS encoding cytochrome c3 family protein, whose translation MKKFLLDYGIKVRLPIILFVAAASFALTYYITYAERTGIGYQPEQPIAYSHKLHAGDMGIDCQYCHVGVEKSRVASVPSVNVCMGCHAIARKDQPEIQKLTQYYNENKPLPWKRIHRVPDFAYFNHSVHVNKGIICQDCHGEVQNMDTLINNKFKSTGQVNSFTMGACLDCHRTAHDKFPNLPDLKKGPDNCSACHR comes from the coding sequence ATGAAAAAATTTCTACTTGACTACGGCATCAAGGTACGGTTGCCGATAATTTTATTTGTAGCTGCCGCTTCTTTTGCCTTAACCTACTATATAACCTACGCAGAGCGCACGGGAATAGGGTACCAGCCCGAGCAGCCGATTGCATATTCACACAAACTGCATGCCGGTGATATGGGCATTGATTGCCAATATTGCCACGTAGGTGTCGAAAAATCAAGGGTTGCCAGCGTTCCTTCTGTGAATGTCTGTATGGGCTGCCATGCAATTGCCAGAAAAGACCAGCCTGAGATCCAGAAACTTACTCAATATTACAACGAAAATAAGCCGCTACCGTGGAAAAGAATTCACAGAGTGCCTGATTTTGCGTACTTTAACCATAGTGTTCACGTAAATAAGGGTATTATTTGCCAGGATTGCCACGGTGAAGTGCAGAACATGGATACCCTGATAAACAACAAATTCAAATCCACAGGCCAGGTAAATTCATTTACAATGGGTGCCTGCCTGGATTGCCACAGAACGGCACACGATAAATTCCCGAACTTACCAGACCTGAAAAAAGGACCGGATAACTGTTCGGCATGCCACAGATAA
- a CDS encoding T9SS type A sorting domain-containing protein — MKTISKLIIFIFTFLLFQNLASSQWVQVTSGTSNFLTSISTISTTINYAAGFTGTFLRSTNSGQTWTTQTSPSASNIQAISFPPTGNATTGWVATTTGIYKTTNSGTNWVQQIASGSFTDILFPSVTTGFALRTTNSILITTNGGTNFTSVNFTPNSLVSGNKIIPLSAQNFLILGVDNTNDTSFIFKTTNQGANWTQHGKVTGVFFNIAFINQSTGIICGDLGAAMRTTNGGVNWTSVTTGTTNDLIGIQTVSSNILYMVGSSGTIKKSTNAGINWLTQTCPVTANLRSIDMFSTDDFGLIAGASGTILKTTNGGTFTAVIQNGNEIPENYSLNQNYPNPFNPITKIRFSIHNTGLNNKSNVRLAVFDILGNEVALLVNENLTAGNYSVDFDASSLPTGTYFYRLQAGEFTETKKLVLIK; from the coding sequence ATGAAAACAATTTCAAAGTTAATAATATTCATATTTACATTTTTACTGTTTCAGAACCTTGCATCTTCTCAGTGGGTACAGGTTACCTCAGGAACATCAAATTTCCTAACTTCAATATCAACAATTTCTACCACAATAAACTATGCTGCCGGATTTACTGGCACCTTTTTAAGATCAACCAACAGTGGGCAGACGTGGACAACTCAAACCAGCCCTTCTGCTTCAAATATTCAGGCTATTTCTTTTCCGCCTACGGGTAACGCAACAACAGGCTGGGTTGCAACCACCACTGGTATCTACAAAACCACAAATAGCGGTACAAACTGGGTGCAGCAGATAGCATCAGGATCTTTTACAGATATACTTTTTCCGTCTGTAACAACAGGTTTTGCGCTTAGGACAACCAACTCAATTCTAATTACCACTAACGGTGGAACGAACTTCACTTCGGTAAATTTTACACCTAATAGCTTAGTCAGCGGAAACAAGATAATTCCGTTATCGGCGCAGAACTTCCTGATACTTGGCGTTGACAATACAAATGATACCTCTTTCATTTTCAAAACTACTAACCAGGGCGCAAACTGGACTCAGCATGGAAAAGTTACAGGTGTATTCTTCAATATTGCATTCATAAATCAAAGTACCGGTATAATTTGCGGAGACTTAGGCGCAGCAATGCGAACAACAAACGGAGGTGTAAACTGGACAAGTGTTACGACCGGAACTACTAATGATCTGATTGGAATTCAAACCGTTTCATCAAACATTCTTTATATGGTAGGCTCATCAGGTACAATTAAAAAATCTACAAATGCCGGGATAAACTGGCTAACACAAACGTGCCCGGTTACTGCAAATCTCAGAAGTATTGATATGTTCTCAACTGATGATTTTGGTTTAATAGCAGGAGCCTCTGGAACAATTCTGAAAACTACTAATGGCGGGACATTCACAGCGGTAATACAGAATGGAAATGAAATTCCGGAAAACTATTCTTTAAACCAAAATTATCCCAACCCATTTAATCCAATAACAAAAATCAGATTCTCAATTCATAATACAGGACTAAATAACAAGTCAAATGTCCGTTTGGCAGTATTTGATATCCTTGGCAACGAAGTTGCTTTATTGGTAAACGAGAATTTAACTGCCGGGAATTATTCAGTAGATTTCGATGCATCATCACTGCCTACCGGCACATATTTCTACAGGCTGCAGGCAGGTGAATTTACCGAAACAAAAAAATTAGTCTTAATTAAATAA
- a CDS encoding nuclear transport factor 2 family protein: MTNTQIVQKLYENFGKRDIPAIIDMLADDAEFHDSASLWIDGKPHVVPFAGVYKGKESMPGFFAKMGETTEILKFEPVKFFENENHVIALINLKGKFKTDGTEGESLWVMLWEIENGKIKSNRVTTMPGIL; this comes from the coding sequence ATGACAAATACACAAATAGTACAAAAGCTTTATGAAAATTTCGGAAAGCGTGACATACCCGCAATAATAGATATGCTTGCTGATGATGCAGAATTCCATGATAGTGCATCACTATGGATAGACGGCAAACCTCATGTGGTTCCGTTTGCAGGTGTATACAAAGGAAAAGAAAGTATGCCTGGCTTTTTTGCAAAAATGGGAGAAACCACAGAGATACTTAAGTTTGAACCTGTAAAATTCTTTGAAAATGAAAACCATGTTATCGCACTGATAAATCTGAAAGGAAAATTCAAAACAGATGGAACTGAGGGCGAATCACTTTGGGTGATGCTTTGGGAAATTGAAAACGGAAAAATTAAAAGCAACAGGGTTACAACAATGCCGGGTATTTTGTAA
- a CDS encoding TAT-variant-translocated molybdopterin oxidoreductase gives MDELNKPVKNSTEEDQPKESGYWRSFKELYNDPSFDKALKNEFSPEALQKPEVNNMSAVTRRKFLALMGASAAFAAAGCGNYQDKGKIVPYNQKPEEVTLGLPNYYASTCTGCTSACGILVKTREGRPIKVDGNPDHPVNKGKICTKGQASVMNLYNPERLREPMFNKAQTNWNDANKAIAAALSSASGSGKEIAIVSHTILSPTLKKLLDEFKLTFPSAKIYSYEVFNDSARVNAWQKSYGKRSIPVLQLDKAKVILALESDFLGNDRNMLEYTRMFTQNRDVMSKNEFNRLYAVEGAVTNTGMNADYRLRLRTDAIEEFVMCLLNELVGKKKLSGYAMDSRVTSVFSSNDIKQFAAKYKLDEKVVNHIVNDLAKFQGEAIVLGGDKLPESTHIVINLLNEALGNNKLYSAEAENTELMPLSTAAEMESLVQAMAGGRVGVVVHFDTNPVYNLSPEYKYEEAMKKVPVSVTLTEQVTETSEASNYVLPIHNPLESWNDFKTRTGFYSMQQPIIAPLYNTRQKEAILLSWKEPKDFSETIYRDYLTANWEKVIYPLMGAAAPFKKFWNSVLHDGVVFLNEKPELAGGAFAVDSFVSSPKMKASNDYAILLQSNNNVGDGRFASNGWLQELPNPITKIVWDNYAAISVQSASELGVDTNGTIDITIGSRKQTFPVFVQPGMADKTIEISLGYGRTAAGTIGTGVGVNANMLIAKNAPLNERFYNNAQVASAGGKYELISTQEHYPIDSDPLLKDIQFRRGIIRQGTVEEYKKNPKFLQESMHKMDLQPINDPPVYDREGFTGYKWGMAIDLNKCTGCGACVTACNVENNIPVVGKDQVKANREMMWMRIDRYYYGSPDAPSANFQPMLCQHCDYAPCENVCPVAATTHSEDGLNGMAYNRCVGTRYCSNNCPYKVRRFNYFDYRDRTGDGIQYAEPMDLMANPEVTVRSRGVMEKCTFCVQRIMKERQDAIQENRGVEGSNVKTACQEACPAYAIEFGNINDKESTIAKYRTHELGYSVLEEIKVLPNVTYMAKLRNIFEPLTTGDRKEHHSDDKKQDDVKKKEEHK, from the coding sequence ATGGATGAACTGAATAAACCTGTAAAAAACAGCACCGAAGAAGATCAGCCAAAAGAAAGCGGATACTGGCGCAGCTTTAAGGAATTATATAACGACCCTTCGTTTGATAAAGCATTAAAAAATGAATTTTCACCCGAGGCTTTACAAAAGCCCGAAGTGAACAATATGTCTGCAGTTACAAGGAGGAAGTTCCTTGCGCTTATGGGTGCCTCAGCAGCATTTGCTGCAGCAGGCTGCGGAAACTACCAGGATAAAGGAAAAATTGTTCCTTATAACCAGAAGCCCGAAGAGGTAACACTGGGTCTTCCGAATTACTATGCATCAACTTGCACAGGCTGTACAAGCGCATGCGGAATACTTGTTAAAACCCGCGAAGGCAGACCTATCAAAGTTGACGGAAATCCAGACCATCCTGTAAACAAAGGAAAGATTTGTACAAAAGGCCAGGCCAGCGTTATGAATCTTTATAACCCTGAGCGCTTAAGAGAGCCGATGTTTAACAAGGCGCAGACAAACTGGAATGATGCCAATAAAGCTATTGCAGCTGCCTTAAGCTCTGCATCAGGCTCCGGCAAAGAAATTGCAATTGTTTCGCATACGATCCTTTCACCAACGCTTAAAAAATTACTTGATGAATTTAAATTAACATTCCCTTCAGCAAAAATATATTCATACGAAGTATTCAATGATTCAGCACGTGTTAACGCATGGCAGAAATCATACGGCAAAAGAAGCATACCTGTGCTTCAGCTTGATAAAGCCAAAGTAATACTTGCGCTTGAATCAGACTTCCTTGGAAATGACAGAAATATGCTTGAATATACAAGGATGTTCACACAGAACCGCGATGTAATGAGCAAAAATGAATTCAACAGGCTTTATGCTGTTGAGGGAGCTGTTACCAATACAGGTATGAATGCAGATTACAGGCTCCGCTTAAGAACAGATGCTATCGAAGAGTTTGTGATGTGTTTGCTTAACGAGCTTGTTGGAAAGAAAAAACTTTCCGGCTACGCAATGGATTCACGCGTAACCAGTGTATTCTCATCAAATGATATTAAGCAATTCGCCGCTAAATACAAGCTGGATGAAAAAGTTGTTAATCATATCGTAAATGATCTTGCAAAGTTCCAGGGCGAAGCGATTGTTCTTGGCGGTGATAAACTGCCTGAATCAACACACATTGTTATTAACCTGCTTAATGAAGCGCTTGGCAATAACAAATTATATTCAGCAGAAGCTGAAAACACTGAGCTGATGCCTCTTTCAACCGCCGCAGAAATGGAGAGCCTTGTTCAGGCAATGGCAGGCGGTAGAGTTGGGGTAGTTGTTCACTTTGATACAAACCCCGTTTACAATCTTTCACCTGAATATAAATACGAAGAGGCAATGAAAAAAGTGCCTGTCAGTGTTACATTAACAGAGCAGGTTACTGAAACATCAGAAGCTTCGAATTATGTTCTGCCTATCCATAACCCGCTTGAATCATGGAATGATTTTAAAACCCGCACCGGATTTTACAGTATGCAGCAGCCTATAATAGCTCCGTTATACAATACGAGACAGAAGGAAGCGATACTGTTAAGCTGGAAAGAACCGAAAGATTTCAGTGAAACAATATACAGAGATTATTTAACAGCGAACTGGGAAAAAGTTATTTACCCGTTAATGGGAGCCGCTGCTCCATTTAAAAAATTCTGGAATTCAGTACTTCATGACGGCGTTGTATTTCTGAATGAAAAACCTGAGCTTGCAGGCGGCGCATTTGCGGTTGATTCATTTGTTTCTTCACCCAAAATGAAGGCATCAAATGATTATGCAATACTGCTGCAGTCAAACAATAATGTTGGTGACGGACGTTTCGCTTCCAACGGCTGGCTCCAGGAATTACCGAACCCAATAACTAAAATAGTGTGGGATAATTATGCTGCGATATCAGTACAGAGCGCAAGTGAGCTTGGTGTTGATACCAATGGTACAATTGATATTACTATTGGTTCACGCAAGCAGACCTTCCCGGTATTTGTTCAGCCGGGAATGGCAGATAAGACAATTGAGATCTCTTTAGGTTACGGCAGGACAGCAGCGGGTACCATAGGTACCGGTGTAGGTGTGAATGCGAATATGCTTATTGCAAAAAACGCTCCGCTGAATGAAAGGTTTTATAATAATGCTCAGGTAGCATCAGCCGGAGGAAAATATGAGCTGATTTCCACCCAGGAGCATTACCCGATAGACAGCGATCCTTTATTAAAAGATATTCAGTTCAGAAGAGGTATCATTAGACAGGGAACTGTTGAAGAATATAAGAAGAACCCCAAGTTCCTTCAGGAAAGCATGCATAAAATGGACCTGCAGCCTATAAATGACCCGCCTGTTTATGACAGGGAAGGTTTTACGGGTTATAAATGGGGTATGGCTATTGATCTTAATAAATGTACAGGCTGCGGAGCATGTGTAACAGCATGTAATGTTGAAAACAATATTCCCGTAGTTGGCAAAGACCAGGTTAAAGCTAACAGGGAAATGATGTGGATGAGGATTGACCGCTACTATTACGGTTCACCTGATGCACCATCAGCCAACTTCCAGCCGATGTTATGCCAGCATTGTGATTACGCTCCGTGCGAGAACGTTTGCCCTGTTGCAGCAACAACACACAGCGAAGACGGGCTTAACGGAATGGCATATAACAGGTGTGTTGGTACAAGATATTGTTCCAATAACTGTCCTTATAAAGTAAGAAGGTTTAATTATTTTGATTACAGGGACCGCACCGGTGACGGCATACAGTATGCAGAACCTATGGACCTGATGGCTAATCCTGAAGTTACTGTCCGCTCAAGAGGTGTAATGGAAAAATGTACATTCTGCGTTCAGAGAATTATGAAGGAAAGACAGGATGCAATCCAGGAAAACCGCGGTGTTGAAGGATCAAATGTTAAGACCGCCTGCCAGGAAGCGTGCCCGGCTTATGCTATTGAGTTTGGTAATATTAACGATAAAGAATCAACTATTGCAAAATACCGCACGCATGAATTAGGTTACAGTGTGCTTGAAGAAATAAAAGTTCTGCCAAATGTTACATACATGGCTAAGCTGAGAAATATTTTCGAGCCGCTTACAACGGGCGACAGGAAAGAACATCATTCAGATGATAAGAAGCAAGATGACGTGAAGAAGAAGGAAGAGCATAAGTAG
- a CDS encoding cyclase, which produces MVYILVWHKIADWDKWKPVFDKDEEERKSYGVNLRKLFRSVNDQNEIFCLFDAPDENAANACINRPHLKDLMQSAGVITEPVFKILNIS; this is translated from the coding sequence ATGGTATACATTTTAGTTTGGCACAAAATCGCTGACTGGGATAAATGGAAACCCGTTTTCGATAAAGATGAAGAAGAAAGAAAATCTTACGGTGTTAACCTGAGGAAATTATTCCGTTCAGTAAATGATCAGAACGAAATATTCTGCTTGTTTGATGCACCGGATGAAAATGCTGCCAATGCATGTATAAACCGCCCGCATCTTAAAGATCTAATGCAAAGCGCAGGTGTTATTACAGAACCTGTTTTTAAAATTCTTAATATTTCTTAA
- a CDS encoding T9SS type A sorting domain-containing protein, with amino-acid sequence MKKTFLLILLLTSSFNAQWVKTANGLPDPGININCFTSHNGNLFMGTGGQGVFYSTNNGDTWVQRLTNNSVYCLLSDSITLYAGALSGGLRKSTNNGVNWSSASLNKTVRSIIKSGNSLYAATDLDWVYRSTNNGVNWIQTGNIGFPLRAIIEVSNIIIAGTNSNDIYLSSNSGLNWINVTLNSGFNGAHCFTYNGTALFAGGAGGILPGVFKSTNSGSNWISSGFDTANITSLASFGNNIFAGTYDDNGVFWVSGDNGINWQQRNEGLNVSELRALHIHNNYIFAGTWDSAVYRRPAGEIIGIKQTGSSLPVNFNLGQNYPNPFNPVTKLNFMLPKEGFTKLVIFDITGREVSIILDQRLEPGTYEIDWDATEYSSGIYFYTLQNGDFKETKKMILIK; translated from the coding sequence ATGAAGAAAACTTTTCTGCTTATTTTATTATTGACCTCTTCATTCAATGCCCAATGGGTAAAAACAGCAAATGGTTTACCTGATCCCGGTATAAATATAAACTGTTTTACCAGCCATAATGGAAATTTATTTATGGGTACCGGCGGCCAGGGAGTATTTTACAGTACAAACAACGGTGATACATGGGTACAGAGATTAACAAACAATTCTGTTTACTGCCTGCTTTCTGATAGCATTACATTATATGCCGGTGCTCTTAGCGGCGGATTGAGAAAATCAACAAATAACGGGGTAAACTGGAGCTCTGCTTCGCTGAATAAAACAGTTCGTTCAATAATTAAAAGCGGTAACAGTCTATACGCAGCAACTGATCTTGACTGGGTATATAGATCGACCAACAACGGAGTTAACTGGATCCAAACGGGAAATATAGGTTTTCCTTTAAGAGCTATTATAGAAGTGAGCAATATCATTATAGCCGGTACAAATTCCAATGATATTTATTTAAGCTCTAACAGCGGATTAAACTGGATAAATGTTACACTCAATTCCGGTTTCAACGGCGCACATTGTTTTACTTATAACGGTACCGCTTTATTTGCCGGCGGAGCCGGCGGTATCCTGCCGGGAGTATTTAAATCAACAAACAGCGGTTCAAACTGGATATCATCGGGATTTGATACTGCAAACATTACATCGTTAGCCAGCTTTGGCAATAATATTTTTGCCGGCACTTATGATGATAACGGAGTTTTCTGGGTTTCGGGTGATAATGGTATAAACTGGCAACAAAGAAATGAAGGTTTGAACGTAAGCGAATTAAGAGCCCTGCACATTCATAACAATTATATTTTTGCAGGAACATGGGACAGCGCAGTTTACCGGAGACCGGCGGGTGAAATTATCGGAATAAAACAGACCGGCAGCAGTTTACCGGTAAACTTTAACCTTGGGCAAAACTATCCGAACCCGTTTAACCCTGTAACAAAACTTAATTTCATGCTGCCAAAAGAGGGGTTCACAAAACTTGTAATTTTTGATATAACAGGAAGAGAGGTTTCTATTATTTTAGATCAGCGGCTTGAACCCGGAACATATGAAATTGATTGGGATGCAACAGAGTATTCCAGCGGAATATATTTTTATACCCTGCAGAACGGAGATTTTAAAGAAACAAAAAAAATGATATTAATAAAATAA
- the nrfD gene encoding polysulfide reductase NrfD, whose amino-acid sequence MSLDATYTRELPLVEGRSSFKEIDDVIAKPTETKPNIKWFIAIGISSTAFLVGAVCLGLTFWYGVGLWGNNQPVGWAFDIINFVFWIGIGHAGTLISAILFLFRQKWRTGIARFAEGMTIFAVMTAGIFPAIHTGRPWLDGYLLPYPNQHGLWVNFTSPLLWDVFAVSTYFTVSFVFWFIGLIPDFATLRDRTTSGIKKAIYTVLSLGWRGSNRHWQHYERVYLILAGLSTPLVLSVHTIVSFDFAVSVIPGWHTTIFPPYFVAGAIFSGFGMVSTVLIIVRKVFDMEHIITVNTLEKMNKILLATGTMVGYAYAMEFFIAWYSGNPIEQFTFINRAFGPYSWAYWIMFSCNVFFPQLFWFKKIRRNIPLTFVLVLLVNVGMWFERYVIIVTSLTRDYLPSSWGMYFPTMYDFGILLGSFGMFFTLVLLFAKTMPVVAMSEIKAVTEGAQPKHLHKKEEKIDYRTEF is encoded by the coding sequence ATGAGTCTTGACGCAACATACACACGTGAGCTTCCATTAGTTGAAGGAAGATCTTCGTTCAAGGAAATTGATGATGTAATTGCAAAGCCAACAGAGACTAAGCCCAATATCAAGTGGTTTATTGCCATAGGTATCAGCTCTACAGCTTTTTTGGTGGGAGCTGTATGTTTAGGTTTAACATTCTGGTATGGCGTAGGTCTTTGGGGCAATAACCAGCCAGTAGGCTGGGCGTTTGATATTATCAACTTTGTATTCTGGATCGGTATCGGTCATGCAGGTACGCTTATTTCTGCGATACTTTTCCTTTTCCGCCAGAAATGGAGAACCGGTATTGCGCGTTTTGCCGAAGGTATGACGATCTTCGCGGTTATGACAGCAGGTATATTCCCTGCGATTCATACTGGCCGTCCCTGGCTGGATGGCTATTTGCTTCCGTATCCAAACCAGCACGGATTATGGGTAAATTTTACATCACCATTGTTATGGGATGTGTTTGCGGTATCAACATACTTCACAGTATCATTCGTTTTTTGGTTCATAGGTTTGATACCTGATTTTGCAACTTTACGTGACAGGACAACAAGCGGTATAAAGAAAGCAATATATACAGTATTAAGCCTGGGGTGGAGAGGCTCAAACCGCCACTGGCAGCATTATGAAAGAGTATATTTAATATTAGCGGGCCTTTCAACTCCGCTGGTGCTTTCAGTACACACAATTGTGAGCTTTGACTTTGCTGTATCGGTAATTCCGGGATGGCATACAACAATATTCCCGCCGTACTTTGTAGCTGGCGCTATTTTCTCAGGTTTTGGTATGGTATCAACAGTACTTATTATAGTGCGCAAAGTATTTGATATGGAACATATCATTACAGTGAACACACTTGAGAAGATGAACAAAATTCTTCTTGCAACCGGTACAATGGTTGGATATGCTTACGCAATGGAATTCTTTATTGCATGGTACAGCGGCAACCCAATAGAACAGTTCACATTCATTAACCGCGCATTTGGTCCTTATTCATGGGCTTACTGGATTATGTTCAGCTGCAACGTATTTTTCCCGCAGCTTTTCTGGTTCAAAAAGATCAGAAGGAATATTCCTTTAACATTTGTGCTTGTACTGCTGGTGAATGTTGGTATGTGGTTTGAAAGATATGTAATTATTGTAACATCTTTAACACGCGACTATCTGCCTTCAAGCTGGGGAATGTACTTCCCGACAATGTATGATTTCGGTATTCTGCTTGGCAGCTTTGGAATGTTCTTCACGCTAGTTCTGCTGTTCGCAAAAACGATGCCTGTTGTTGCAATGAGTGAGATCAAAGCGGTAACAGAAGGTGCGCAGCCGAAACATCTGCACAAAAAAGAAGAAAAGATAGATTACCGCACTGAGTTTTAG
- a CDS encoding cupin domain-containing protein gives MVKKGDIITNKITGDVVEFLETSAETGGKYTKIKFTVKPGGFNPVEHVHPQFDESFKVLSGKLSYTLDGDSFHIAAGGKITLPKGIPHTHYNGETEDLVMEQTFTPSLDVEVFLENLLGLTADGRLHKGAPEFLQVMVWLRKLKAKTYLAKIPLGIQNLLSFLLAPVGSILGYRASYEKYNTSGTLQNAVNKN, from the coding sequence ATGGTTAAAAAAGGTGATATAATCACAAATAAAATAACCGGTGATGTTGTAGAGTTCCTGGAGACCTCTGCTGAAACTGGAGGTAAGTACACCAAGATAAAATTTACAGTAAAGCCGGGCGGATTCAACCCGGTGGAGCATGTTCACCCGCAGTTTGATGAATCATTCAAAGTGTTAAGCGGAAAGCTAAGCTATACGCTTGATGGAGACAGCTTCCATATCGCCGCAGGCGGGAAGATAACACTGCCTAAAGGTATACCCCACACTCATTATAACGGTGAAACAGAAGACCTCGTGATGGAGCAAACCTTCACACCTTCGCTTGACGTCGAGGTCTTTCTTGAAAATCTCCTCGGCTTAACAGCCGATGGAAGGCTGCATAAAGGCGCGCCGGAGTTCCTGCAGGTTATGGTATGGCTTAGAAAGCTTAAAGCGAAAACTTACCTGGCAAAAATTCCTCTCGGAATTCAGAACCTCCTATCATTTTTACTTGCACCTGTAGGATCAATACTTGGATACAGAGCCAGCTACGAAAAATACAATACTTCAGGAACTCTTCAAAACGCAGTAAATAAAAATTAA